A genomic region of Acidobacteriota bacterium contains the following coding sequences:
- a CDS encoding PASTA domain-containing protein — MPLGTRVWGFGKVLLLAGALAMTFLVFAAIAMRVAVRARQVTVPNLVGVSLADATALAAPLDLSLRIDPLKRPDPKVPAGHVLLQDPAAGAAARRQRSIRVVLSDGARIARAPSLLGETQRSAEIRVAQDGLLIGAVTEIRSALYPPDVVVAQDPPPATETAEVRLLVNRGEDRAAYVMPDLIGLNGDRAADVMRMRGFRVSITAQSAASSIPPGVVVRQAPAGGYQVHPGDPIALEVSR, encoded by the coding sequence ATGCCGCTTGGAACCAGAGTCTGGGGCTTCGGCAAGGTCCTGCTGCTGGCAGGGGCCCTTGCGATGACCTTTCTCGTCTTTGCTGCCATCGCCATGCGCGTGGCAGTGCGCGCCAGGCAGGTCACGGTGCCCAACCTCGTGGGCGTGTCGCTGGCCGATGCCACCGCCCTGGCGGCCCCCCTCGACTTGAGCCTGCGGATCGACCCGCTCAAGCGACCCGACCCGAAAGTGCCCGCGGGACACGTGCTGCTGCAGGATCCCGCCGCGGGTGCCGCCGCGCGCCGCCAGCGAAGCATCCGGGTGGTGCTGAGCGACGGTGCGCGCATTGCGCGCGCCCCGAGCCTGCTCGGCGAGACCCAGCGGTCGGCCGAGATTCGCGTGGCGCAGGACGGGTTGTTGATTGGCGCCGTCACGGAAATTCGCTCCGCGCTCTACCCGCCCGACGTGGTCGTGGCGCAAGACCCGCCGCCCGCGACCGAAACTGCTGAAGTTCGCTTGCTGGTCAACCGCGGCGAGGATCGCGCGGCGTACGTGATGCCCGACTTGATCGGCCTGAACGGCGACCGTGCGGCCGACGTCATGCGCATGCGCGGTTTCCGCGTCTCCATCACCGCGCAGTCGGCGGCATCGTCCATTCCACCGGGCGTGGTCGTGCGGCAGGCGCCGGCGGGTGGCTACCAGGTTCACCCCGGTGACCCCATTGCCCTCGAGGTCAGCCGGTGA
- the rpe gene encoding ribulose-phosphate 3-epimerase — translation MTSRSGPAVRLAPSILSADFAALGRDIEAVTRGGADQIHVDVMDGHFVPNLTIGVPVVKSLRKATTLPLDVHLMITDPDRFIEPFIEAGANMVSVHVEVLPHLHRTISQIKKLGAKAGVVLNPSTPVSAIEEVAADVDFVLVMSVNPGFGGQVFIPRSVAKIRAVRALLDRAGNTAAPIEVDGGVDLSTVAAVVEAGAEWLVAGQAIFGSGDPATAARALKDAAEHAARGGGR, via the coding sequence ATGACATCTCGCTCAGGACCTGCGGTCCGCCTTGCGCCGTCCATCCTGTCGGCCGACTTCGCGGCCCTCGGCCGTGACATCGAGGCCGTCACGCGCGGCGGCGCCGACCAGATCCACGTGGACGTCATGGACGGGCACTTTGTGCCGAATCTCACCATCGGCGTGCCCGTGGTGAAGTCGTTGCGCAAGGCGACCACGCTGCCGCTTGACGTGCACCTGATGATTACCGACCCGGATCGGTTCATCGAGCCGTTCATCGAGGCCGGCGCCAACATGGTGTCGGTGCATGTGGAAGTGCTGCCGCACCTCCACCGAACCATCAGCCAGATCAAGAAGCTTGGCGCCAAGGCGGGCGTGGTGCTGAACCCGTCGACGCCGGTGTCGGCGATCGAGGAGGTTGCGGCTGATGTCGACTTCGTTTTGGTGATGTCGGTCAATCCCGGCTTCGGCGGCCAGGTCTTTATTCCGCGCAGCGTGGCCAAGATTCGCGCCGTGCGGGCGCTGCTCGACCGGGCGGGCAACACGGCGGCCCCTATTGAAGTGGATGGCGGCGTGGATCTGAGCACGGTGGCGGCGGTGGTTGAGGCCGGCGCCGAGTGGCTGGTCGCGGGCCAGGCCATTTTCGGCAGCGGCGATCCGGCGACTGCGGCGCGCGCGCTCAAGGACGCCGCCGAACACGCCGCTCGTGGCGGCGGCCGGTGA
- a CDS encoding thioesterase family protein, which produces MTARTSASLVRVRYAETDQMGVVYYANYLVWFEVGRTDWLRDTGWTYRAMEADGFQLPVIQAHCEYQQSARYDDELEIRTRASLVSPVRIQFDYEVVRPVDGTTLALGHTVHATIGPAGRPARLPDRMKDLFV; this is translated from the coding sequence GTGACGGCCCGCACCAGCGCGTCGCTCGTGCGTGTGCGCTATGCCGAAACCGACCAGATGGGCGTGGTCTATTACGCCAATTACCTGGTGTGGTTTGAAGTCGGCCGCACCGACTGGCTGCGCGACACCGGGTGGACGTACCGGGCCATGGAAGCCGACGGCTTTCAGCTGCCCGTGATCCAGGCGCACTGCGAGTACCAGCAGAGCGCGCGATACGACGATGAGCTGGAGATTCGGACGCGGGCGAGCCTGGTGTCGCCGGTTCGCATCCAGTTCGATTACGAGGTGGTACGGCCGGTCGATGGCACGACGCTTGCTCTGGGTCATACGGTCCACGCCACCATCGGTCCGGCGGGGCGCCCGGCACGCCTGCCGGATCGGATGAAGGATTTATTCGTATGA
- a CDS encoding NAD-dependent epimerase/dehydratase family protein, whose translation MKALVTGGAGFIGSTLSERLLEQGASVRAIDAFTDFYPRPLKERNLENLRGRAGYDFIEGDLREVDLNAALDGITHVFHLAAQAGVRRSWGKEFQVYTGLNVDATQALLEACATKPIARLVYASSSSVYGDDVAIPMTETALPQPVSPYGVTKLAAEQLCHLYFVNYGVPAVSLRYFTVYGPRQRPDMGFNRFFTAILNGQPLIQFGDGLQTRDFTFVADAAAATAAAAVRGVPGRVYNIGGGSRVSLKEVFDLLAKVSGRKVTIDHQGPQKGDMRDTYADTTRARQDLAFAPSVTLEEGLRAMWRWMEATKA comes from the coding sequence ATGAAAGCACTGGTCACCGGCGGAGCGGGTTTCATCGGTTCGACCCTGAGCGAGCGCTTGCTCGAACAGGGGGCAAGCGTGCGCGCCATCGACGCGTTTACGGACTTCTATCCGCGTCCACTCAAGGAACGCAACCTCGAGAACCTGCGCGGCCGCGCCGGCTACGACTTCATTGAAGGCGACCTGCGCGAAGTCGATCTGAACGCCGCGCTCGACGGCATCACCCACGTGTTCCACCTCGCGGCCCAGGCCGGCGTGCGCCGGAGTTGGGGCAAGGAGTTCCAGGTCTACACCGGCCTGAACGTGGACGCGACGCAGGCGTTGCTCGAGGCCTGTGCGACCAAGCCCATCGCGCGCCTGGTCTATGCGTCGAGTTCTTCGGTGTACGGAGACGATGTGGCGATTCCGATGACCGAGACGGCGCTGCCCCAGCCGGTGTCGCCGTACGGGGTCACCAAGCTGGCGGCCGAGCAACTGTGCCACTTGTATTTCGTGAACTACGGTGTGCCGGCGGTCTCGCTGCGCTACTTCACCGTCTACGGTCCCCGGCAGCGGCCCGACATGGGTTTTAACCGCTTCTTTACCGCCATTTTGAACGGCCAGCCGCTGATCCAGTTCGGCGACGGCCTGCAGACCCGCGATTTCACGTTTGTGGCCGATGCGGCAGCGGCGACCGCCGCCGCCGCCGTCCGCGGAGTGCCCGGGCGCGTCTACAATATTGGCGGGGGTTCGCGCGTGTCCCTGAAGGAAGTGTTCGACCTGCTGGCCAAGGTATCCGGCCGCAAGGTCACGATCGATCACCAAGGCCCCCAGAAGGGCGATATGCGCGATACCTACGCCGACACGACACGGGCCAGGCAGGACCTGGCGTTTGCGCCGTCGGTGACGCTCGAAGAAGGTCTTCGGGCGATGTGGCGCTGGATGGAAGCGACGAAAGCATGA
- the bamD gene encoding outer membrane protein assembly factor BamD, translating into MRLVTALALAAALAGGCAAKQGDLPPGTVDADKFLYERGVEAAKERKWLNSREYLRNLVDNYPQSPFRPDAKLALGDTYIGEDTTESLLLAANEFREFLTFYPTHARADYAQLQIAKSFMEQMLAPERDQSATKDAIKEIEIFLQRFPNSSLMSEARIMEREARDRLSEAEYRVGFYYFRVKWDPGAIDRFKELLKNDPAFSNRDAVYYHLAESLYRTEKKAEALPYYERLLLEFEKSQFLELAQKRVAELKGGPPAGK; encoded by the coding sequence ATGCGACTAGTGACAGCGCTGGCGCTGGCGGCCGCGCTGGCGGGCGGATGCGCGGCGAAGCAAGGCGACCTGCCACCCGGAACGGTGGACGCCGACAAGTTCCTGTACGAACGCGGCGTTGAGGCGGCCAAGGAACGCAAGTGGCTGAACTCGCGCGAATACCTGCGCAACCTGGTCGACAACTATCCGCAGAGCCCGTTTCGCCCCGACGCGAAGCTGGCTCTCGGCGACACCTATATCGGAGAGGACACCACCGAATCGCTGCTGCTCGCCGCCAACGAATTCCGCGAATTCCTCACCTTTTACCCCACTCACGCGCGCGCCGACTACGCACAATTGCAGATCGCCAAGTCGTTCATGGAGCAGATGCTGGCGCCCGAGCGCGACCAGTCCGCGACCAAGGACGCCATCAAGGAGATTGAGATCTTCCTGCAACGATTCCCGAACAGCTCGCTCATGTCCGAAGCGCGCATCATGGAGCGCGAGGCCCGCGACCGGTTGAGCGAAGCCGAGTACCGGGTCGGGTTCTACTATTTCCGGGTCAAATGGGACCCGGGTGCCATCGATCGGTTCAAGGAATTGCTCAAGAACGACCCGGCCTTCAGTAACCGGGATGCGGTCTATTACCATCTAGCGGAATCGCTGTATCGAACCGAGAAGAAAGCAGAAGCGCTCCCCTACTATGAACGCTTGCTCCTGGAGTTCGAGAAGAGCCAGTTTCTCGAATTGGCGCAGAAACGCGTCGCGGAGCTCAAAGGCGGGCCACCCGCCGGAAAGTAG
- the pgsA gene encoding CDP-diacylglycerol--glycerol-3-phosphate 3-phosphatidyltransferase yields MNLPNSLTIARIFLVPVLVSVLLTKFEGRLVAGLPVELVAAAIFGLASLTDWLDGYLARRRDQVTPLGQILDPLADKLLISATLISLVQLDLASAWMVGVIIGREIAVTALRNVAYSRGLAMPASGMGKLKMASQVTAILLLILGWERWPLLLWLGQAALWVVLLTAVVSGLDYYRDFQRAMGIRAAKVTDFAAAKSARQKEQEKKVS; encoded by the coding sequence ATGAACCTCCCGAACAGCCTAACGATCGCACGCATATTCCTGGTGCCGGTGCTGGTTTCGGTCCTGCTGACGAAATTTGAGGGCCGGCTCGTCGCTGGCCTTCCGGTCGAGCTGGTCGCGGCTGCCATTTTCGGCCTCGCGTCGCTTACCGACTGGCTGGATGGCTACCTCGCACGCCGGCGCGATCAGGTCACCCCCCTCGGCCAGATTCTCGATCCCCTTGCCGACAAACTGCTGATCTCGGCCACGCTCATCTCGCTCGTCCAGCTCGACCTGGCATCGGCCTGGATGGTGGGCGTGATCATCGGCCGCGAGATCGCGGTCACGGCGCTGCGCAATGTGGCGTATTCCCGCGGGCTGGCCATGCCGGCGTCCGGGATGGGTAAGTTGAAGATGGCGTCGCAGGTCACGGCCATCCTGCTGCTGATCCTGGGCTGGGAACGGTGGCCCTTGTTGCTGTGGCTGGGGCAGGCCGCGCTGTGGGTGGTGTTGCTGACTGCCGTGGTCTCTGGGCTGGATTACTACCGCGACTTCCAGCGCGCCATGGGCATTCGCGCCGCGAAAGTGACCGACTTCGCGGCGGCGAAGTCGGCCAGGCAAAAAGAACAGGAAAAGAAGGTCAGCTAG
- a CDS encoding NDP-sugar synthase has protein sequence MKAILLAGGKGTRLRPLTLHTPKPVVPIFDRAFLHYQIDQLKQVPEIDEVILSLNYQPRRIEEVFGDGTGTGVHIRYVVEPAPLGTGGAIRYAAQNVTDTIVVFNGDVMTSVDVNAVLRLHRERKAKATIVLTPVENPTAYGLVETESDGRVRRFLEKPNPDEITCDTINAGIYVLEPDTFDRIPKDVSYSIERTYFPSLIERQDMFVAYIDRGYWIDIGTPEKYIQVHHDMFDGKFAGGVFATADRTQPIVSPDARIEDGVTLVGPCFIDAGVHVKSGARIGPYSVLGRSVLVEESADVENTIVWPNTRIGQSAVVHGPIVGRNCHIGRNAVLKSASVIGDKTQLTDYTTL, from the coding sequence ATGAAGGCCATCCTCCTTGCCGGGGGCAAGGGCACGCGGCTGCGCCCGCTCACCCTGCACACCCCCAAGCCCGTTGTCCCAATCTTCGACCGAGCCTTTCTCCACTACCAGATTGACCAGCTCAAGCAGGTCCCGGAGATCGACGAGGTCATCCTGAGCCTCAACTACCAGCCCCGCCGCATTGAAGAGGTTTTCGGCGACGGCACGGGCACCGGCGTGCACATCCGGTATGTGGTCGAGCCGGCGCCGCTTGGCACCGGCGGCGCCATTCGCTATGCCGCCCAGAACGTCACCGACACGATCGTGGTCTTCAACGGCGACGTCATGACCAGTGTCGACGTCAACGCCGTGCTCCGGCTGCACCGCGAGCGCAAGGCCAAGGCCACCATCGTGCTGACACCGGTGGAGAACCCGACCGCCTACGGCCTGGTCGAGACCGAGAGCGACGGCCGCGTGCGGCGCTTCCTCGAGAAGCCCAATCCCGACGAGATTACCTGCGACACGATCAACGCCGGCATCTACGTGCTCGAACCGGACACGTTCGACCGCATCCCGAAGGATGTCTCGTATTCGATCGAGCGCACGTATTTCCCGTCGCTGATTGAGCGGCAGGACATGTTCGTGGCGTACATCGATCGCGGCTACTGGATCGACATCGGCACGCCGGAGAAGTACATCCAGGTACACCACGACATGTTCGACGGCAAGTTTGCCGGCGGCGTGTTCGCCACGGCCGATCGCACCCAGCCGATCGTGTCGCCCGACGCGCGGATTGAGGATGGCGTGACCCTGGTTGGTCCGTGCTTCATCGATGCCGGCGTGCACGTCAAGAGCGGCGCCCGCATCGGCCCCTACTCCGTGCTCGGCCGGTCGGTGCTGGTCGAGGAATCGGCCGACGTCGAGAACACCATCGTGTGGCCGAACACGCGCATCGGGCAGAGCGCGGTCGTGCACGGCCCGATCGTCGGCCGCAACTGTCACATCGGCCGCAACGCCGTGCTGAAATCCGCCTCCGTGATCGGCGACAAGACGCAACTGACTGACTACACCACGCTATGA
- a CDS encoding phosphomannomutase/phosphoglucomutase, with protein sequence MINPSVFKAYDVRGLYPSEVTEELFHQLGRAFIAYLGPGKYAVTRDMRLSSPSLTAAFIDGATLQGGTIFDYGLLGTDQMYYAVAADGLDGGAQITASHNPGEYNGCKMVRAEAFPLSGESGIKEMKEMILAGTIPAPPAIRGTVEKREIMDRYIEHVLSFVDEASLKPFNVVLDAGSGVAGLVAPRLFDRLPCKTTRLCFEVDGTFPNHEANPLIEENRADITAAVIAQKADIGIAWDGDADRVFFIDGSGEFIAGDFITALLAEAFLLKKPGQTVIYDVRASYAVKDIVAKYQGTALMNRVGHAFIKRRMREEDAVFGGEVTGHYYFRDNFFADNGFIPALMILDLMSKKGLSLRDLLQPLREKYFISGEINTKVANMGIAEVTIQELAKRYAHGNVYTLDGVSAEFDDWHFNVRQSNTEPLLRLNLEGLTPEIMEQRRDEILGIIRG encoded by the coding sequence ATGATCAATCCATCCGTTTTCAAGGCCTACGACGTTCGCGGTCTCTACCCGTCAGAGGTCACCGAGGAATTGTTCCACCAGTTGGGCCGGGCGTTCATCGCCTACCTGGGCCCCGGCAAGTACGCGGTGACGCGGGACATGCGCCTGTCGTCGCCGTCGCTGACGGCGGCGTTCATCGACGGCGCCACGCTGCAGGGCGGCACGATCTTCGACTACGGCCTGCTCGGCACCGACCAGATGTACTACGCGGTGGCGGCCGACGGGCTCGACGGGGGCGCGCAGATTACCGCGTCGCACAATCCCGGCGAGTACAACGGCTGCAAGATGGTGCGCGCCGAGGCGTTCCCGCTGAGCGGCGAGTCGGGCATCAAGGAAATGAAGGAGATGATCCTGGCCGGCACCATTCCCGCGCCGCCGGCGATCCGCGGCACGGTCGAGAAGCGCGAGATCATGGACCGCTATATCGAGCACGTCCTGTCGTTCGTGGACGAGGCGTCGCTCAAGCCGTTCAACGTGGTGCTCGACGCCGGCAGCGGCGTCGCCGGGCTGGTGGCGCCGCGCCTGTTCGACCGCCTGCCCTGTAAGACCACCCGCCTGTGCTTCGAGGTGGACGGCACCTTCCCCAACCACGAAGCGAACCCGCTGATCGAGGAGAACCGCGCCGACATCACCGCCGCCGTGATCGCGCAGAAGGCCGACATCGGCATTGCCTGGGACGGTGACGCCGATCGGGTGTTCTTCATCGACGGCAGCGGCGAGTTCATTGCCGGCGACTTCATCACGGCACTGCTGGCCGAAGCGTTCCTGCTCAAGAAACCCGGCCAGACGGTGATCTACGACGTGCGCGCCAGCTACGCGGTGAAGGACATCGTCGCGAAGTACCAGGGCACGGCCCTGATGAACCGCGTCGGCCACGCCTTCATCAAGCGCCGCATGCGCGAGGAGGACGCGGTGTTCGGCGGCGAGGTCACCGGCCACTACTACTTCCGCGACAACTTCTTCGCCGACAACGGGTTCATTCCGGCCTTGATGATCCTCGACCTGATGTCCAAGAAGGGCCTGTCGCTGCGCGACCTGTTGCAGCCGCTGCGCGAGAAGTATTTCATCTCGGGCGAGATCAACACCAAGGTCGCCAACATGGGAATCGCCGAGGTAACAATCCAGGAGTTGGCGAAGCGCTACGCCCACGGCAACGTCTACACGCTTGACGGCGTATCGGCGGAGTTCGACGACTGGCACTTCAACGTCCGCCAGTCGAACACCGAGCCGCTGCTCCGCCTGAATCTCGAAGGCCTGACGCCCGAAATCATGGAGCAGCGCCGCGACGAGATTCTTGGGATTATTCGAGGATAG
- the deoC gene encoding deoxyribose-phosphate aldolase: protein MHAADGGAQGLPGLIDHTLLKPDATAKEIEQLCKEAAEWKFATVCVNPTWVALSASLLRGSGVAVCSVVGFPLGATTPDVKQFEARRAIFDGASEIDMVINVGALKSGDIRLVSDDIRGVVSACHAAGAGSKVIIETALLTDEEKITACTLSKAAGADFVKTSTGFGPGGATAADVALMRRIVGDDMGVKASGGVRDLEQMKAMVAAGATRIGASAGVRIVKESRGEAGAGKASGY, encoded by the coding sequence TTGCATGCGGCCGACGGCGGCGCGCAGGGGCTGCCGGGACTGATTGACCACACCTTGCTGAAGCCCGACGCCACGGCGAAGGAGATCGAACAGCTCTGCAAGGAAGCGGCCGAGTGGAAGTTCGCCACGGTGTGTGTCAATCCGACGTGGGTGGCGCTGTCGGCCAGCCTGCTGCGCGGGTCTGGCGTGGCGGTGTGCTCGGTGGTGGGGTTCCCGCTCGGCGCGACCACGCCGGACGTGAAGCAGTTCGAGGCCCGGCGGGCGATTTTCGATGGCGCGTCCGAAATCGACATGGTCATCAACGTCGGCGCGCTCAAGTCTGGAGACATCCGGCTCGTCAGCGACGACATACGGGGGGTGGTCTCGGCCTGCCATGCCGCCGGCGCAGGCAGCAAGGTGATCATCGAGACGGCGCTGCTCACGGACGAAGAGAAGATCACGGCCTGCACGCTGTCGAAGGCCGCCGGCGCCGACTTCGTCAAGACCTCGACCGGCTTTGGCCCCGGCGGCGCCACCGCCGCGGATGTGGCCCTGATGCGCCGCATTGTCGGCGACGACATGGGCGTGAAGGCGTCGGGCGGCGTCCGCGACCTGGAACAGATGAAGGCGATGGTAGCGGCCGGCGCCACGCGCATCGGCGCGAGCGCCGGCGTCCGGATCGTCAAGGAGTCCCGCGGTGAAGCCGGGGCAGGAAAGGCGAGCGGCTATTGA
- a CDS encoding RpiB/LacA/LacB family sugar-phosphate isomerase, which translates to MKAFDIITETDARSLELGSSVTLKPGGHVTPLAADTLAARRITVHRGVADASLDGLAPVAAVRALAIGSDHGGVALKGALRDYLRQKGLSVLDVGTDGPDAVDYPDIAAQAARLVARKEVDAAIVIDGAGIGSAIAANKIDGVRAAMCNDKTLARYAREHNGANVLTLGATLVSVDEAKAIVDTWLGTPMGEARYLRRLAKIRALEKTQ; encoded by the coding sequence ATGAAGGCCTTTGACATCATCACCGAGACCGATGCGCGAAGCCTGGAGCTTGGTTCCAGCGTCACGCTGAAGCCGGGCGGGCACGTCACGCCGCTGGCGGCCGACACGTTGGCGGCGCGCCGGATTACGGTGCACCGCGGCGTGGCCGACGCCAGCCTCGATGGACTGGCGCCGGTGGCCGCTGTTCGCGCCCTGGCGATCGGCAGCGACCACGGCGGCGTCGCCCTCAAGGGGGCGTTGCGCGATTACCTGCGCCAGAAAGGGCTGAGCGTGCTCGATGTGGGTACCGACGGCCCAGACGCCGTGGACTATCCGGACATTGCCGCGCAGGCCGCCCGGCTCGTCGCCCGCAAGGAAGTGGACGCCGCCATCGTCATTGACGGGGCCGGGATTGGCTCGGCGATTGCCGCCAACAAGATTGATGGCGTCCGCGCCGCCATGTGTAACGACAAGACCCTGGCTCGCTACGCCCGCGAGCACAACGGCGCCAACGTCCTGACCCTCGGCGCGACCCTCGTGTCGGTGGACGAGGCCAAGGCCATTGTCGACACCTGGCTGGGCACGCCGATGGGCGAGGCGCGCTACCTTCGCCGCCTGGCCAAGATTCGCGCGCTGGAGAAGACGCAGTGA
- the hpt gene encoding hypoxanthine phosphoribosyltransferase, translating to MPSATPAVLIDQEELSARIADLAREIRQDFPSGQLHFVCVLKGAFLFLGDLIRAMEGHVTIDFMACSSYGSGTSSTGEVRLSKDLDSGLEGRDVIIVEDIVDTGLTLHYLQDILQARGPRSLRTACLLSKPSRRKIEVKVDYIGFTIEDRFVVGYGLDYAEQYRNLPYIGILE from the coding sequence ATGCCGAGTGCCACCCCCGCTGTCTTGATCGACCAGGAAGAACTGTCGGCGCGCATTGCCGATCTCGCCCGCGAAATTCGCCAGGACTTTCCGTCCGGGCAACTGCATTTCGTCTGCGTCCTCAAGGGCGCCTTCCTCTTCCTCGGCGACTTGATTCGTGCCATGGAGGGCCACGTCACCATCGACTTCATGGCCTGCTCCAGCTACGGTTCCGGCACCAGTTCCACCGGCGAAGTCCGCCTGTCGAAGGACCTCGACTCGGGGCTCGAAGGCCGCGACGTGATCATCGTCGAGGACATCGTCGATACCGGCCTGACCCTGCACTACCTGCAGGACATTCTCCAGGCACGCGGACCGCGATCGCTGCGTACCGCCTGCCTGCTCAGCAAGCCCTCACGCCGCAAGATCGAGGTCAAGGTCGACTACATCGGCTTCACCATCGAAGATCGTTTCGTCGTCGGTTACGGCCTCGACTACGCCGAGCAGTATCGCAACCTGCCCTACATCGGCATCCTGGAATAG
- a CDS encoding amidohydrolase: MRARFLVTGLALILAAAVLLPALSARQAADVSLIVANGIVVTVDGSRRILDPGSVAINGTQIVAVDTPAAIAARYRSADTIDATGKVVMPGLINTHTHAAMVMYRGLGNDLALMDWLQKYIFPAEAKTVSPAFVRIGTRLALLEMIQSGTTTFADMYYFEEEVARVTKAAGVRGVLGQTVIEFPVPDAKTPADALKRTEAFAREFAQDDLITPSIAPHAVYTLDAATLTATSDLAKRLNIPIQIHLAETAAEIGQSHDRHQQRPVALLDRLKFWAPITIGAHGVWINADEIALLKARNVGISNNPESNMKLASGTAPVVGYRQAGVNVGLGTDGAASNNDLDMFEAMRQAAFQQKLVTMDPRVISAPEALEMATIGGARVLGQQARIGSLEPGKRADLIVVGMSRPRQTPLFDPVSQLVYASRGDDVETTIVNGKVLMRDRTMLTMDEATVLREARQAADLVRKAVQ, encoded by the coding sequence ATGCGCGCACGCTTCCTGGTTACCGGGCTGGCCCTGATCCTGGCCGCCGCCGTGCTCCTCCCGGCCTTGTCGGCCCGGCAGGCGGCCGACGTGTCGCTGATCGTCGCCAACGGCATCGTCGTCACGGTCGATGGCAGCCGGCGCATTCTGGATCCCGGGTCCGTCGCCATCAACGGCACACAGATCGTCGCCGTCGATACGCCGGCGGCCATCGCGGCCCGCTACCGCAGCGCCGACACCATTGATGCCACCGGCAAGGTGGTCATGCCGGGGCTGATCAACACGCACACCCACGCGGCCATGGTCATGTACCGCGGGCTCGGCAACGACCTCGCCCTCATGGACTGGCTGCAGAAGTACATCTTCCCGGCCGAGGCCAAGACGGTCTCGCCCGCGTTCGTGCGCATTGGTACTCGGCTCGCGTTGCTCGAGATGATTCAGTCGGGCACCACCACCTTTGCCGACATGTATTACTTCGAGGAAGAGGTCGCGCGCGTCACCAAGGCGGCCGGTGTCCGCGGTGTGCTGGGGCAGACGGTGATCGAGTTCCCCGTGCCCGACGCCAAGACGCCGGCCGACGCCTTGAAGCGTACCGAGGCGTTTGCCCGCGAGTTCGCGCAGGACGATCTGATCACGCCGTCGATCGCGCCGCACGCCGTCTATACCCTGGACGCGGCGACGCTGACCGCCACCAGCGACCTGGCCAAGCGGCTCAATATCCCCATCCAGATCCACCTGGCGGAGACGGCGGCTGAGATTGGACAGTCGCACGATCGGCACCAGCAGCGCCCGGTCGCCTTGCTCGACCGCCTCAAGTTCTGGGCGCCGATCACGATTGGCGCCCACGGGGTGTGGATCAACGCCGACGAGATCGCGCTGCTCAAGGCTCGCAACGTGGGCATTTCGAACAACCCCGAAAGCAACATGAAGCTCGCCAGCGGCACCGCGCCGGTGGTCGGCTATCGCCAGGCCGGCGTCAACGTCGGCCTCGGCACCGACGGCGCCGCCAGCAACAACGACCTCGACATGTTCGAGGCCATGCGGCAGGCCGCCTTCCAGCAGAAACTGGTCACCATGGACCCGCGCGTGATCAGTGCGCCCGAGGCCCTGGAGATGGCCACCATCGGCGGGGCCCGCGTGCTCGGCCAGCAGGCGCGGATTGGCTCGCTCGAGCCCGGCAAGCGCGCGGACCTGATTGTGGTGGGGATGTCGCGGCCGCGCCAGACGCCGCTATTTGATCCCGTGTCGCAGCTGGTCTACGCGTCGCGCGGCGACGACGTCGAGACGACCATCGTGAACGGGAAGGTGCTGATGCGCGACCGCACGATGCTGACGATGGACGAGGCCACCGTGCTGCGCGAGGCCCGCCAGGCGGCGGACCTCGTAAGGAAGGCCGTGCAGTAG